The nucleotide sequence ATCGGCTTTATTCCAGCCTCTATACACGCTTTATAAAACGGGACCACACCGTACATGACATTTTGGTCGGTAAGTGCTAGCGCTGAAAAGCCCAACTGCTTCGCTCGAGCAACTAAATCATCAACCCTTGCTGCCGCTTTTAACAAACTATATTCACTATGAACATGTAAATGGACAAACCCCACTTGCATCTTCCCCTTTTTTTCTTCTCTATATTTTATAGATTATGCTTTCTTTTCCTTCTTAATTGTTACCGTTCCACACGAAATGGCTCAGCCATTACCCAAAATCACTTTTCCAGCCACCATTTTCTTGAAAGGCTCTGTTATCGTTGAATGTTGATATTGGGCTCATTTTATGGAAGATATGAATGAAATCCTATGAGAAAATAAATTTTCTCCATGATTTCATTCATATCTTCCAACTTTCAGTCCCTGAAAGGCGTGCGAAACTATGCTTTCGCACGAAATGAGCCCAATATCAACGAGCATCAACACTAAACTTTAACACAGCCTCTTGAAAAATCGATACCACTCCTTGGAGTGCGCTAGCATACAAGGGTGAGTACACTGAAGTGAGAGAGGTCTTTCGTGATGTACTACTTATTAGTATGAAGAGGCTTGGTTATGAAAACAAGCATATCTTCCTGAGAGATTCAATATAAATAGATAAAGAGATAAACCTTCTAGATCGTTCGCATGACTAAGGAGTTTTAAGATGAACTAGCAACCAAACCACTTGTAAGTGAGGTGTTTTTGTATGGACCGAGACTTTATCGCGACCCTTGTCATAGACTTTTTTGTTGCTTTTGGTGTCATTATCGGAGGGGCTTTAATTGGTGGAATTGGTGCGTTTTTAATCGGCAACCCCCCATTAAAAACGATACATGATCTAGCCGCCAGCCTAAAAATCTGGGCACTCGTTGCAGCGATCGGAGGAACATTCGATGCGATTACTAGCTTAGAACGTGGTCTATTTTACGGAACACATGATGATATTTTCAAAACATTATTTATGATCTTCGCTGCCCTTTGTGGTGCTCATACAGGTACAACTCTCATTCAATGGATCACGCAGGAGCATATCGGTCAATGAGGATCCCCCCATATTATCAGCACCCGGGATGGCAACGGTTTCTCGCCGGGGTCGTGATCGGCATGCTTATTGGCTGGTTATTTTTTCTTTATCATTTTGGTCACGTACACGAGAAGCTAGTCATAGAAATAAGGAAGCAACAGATGACAATCGAAAATCAAAAGAAAGATATCGAAACATTGCGCAGTGATCAAAGAAGGTTAAATGAGGAAAATCAGAAGAAACTAACGATCCAGGACATAGAGATCGAATTTACGAACGAGCGCAAATTAAGGTTAAACGAATTAACACTCTATGAACTCAGACAAAAAGCGATTGATGAATTAAACT is from Desertibacillus haloalkaliphilus and encodes:
- a CDS encoding YtrH family sporulation protein; amino-acid sequence: MDRDFIATLVIDFFVAFGVIIGGALIGGIGAFLIGNPPLKTIHDLAASLKIWALVAAIGGTFDAITSLERGLFYGTHDDIFKTLFMIFAALCGAHTGTTLIQWITQEHIGQ
- the ytrI gene encoding sporulation membrane protein YtrI translates to MRIPPYYQHPGWQRFLAGVVIGMLIGWLFFLYHFGHVHEKLVIEIRKQQMTIENQKKDIETLRSDQRRLNEENQKKLTIQDIEIEFTNERKLRLNELTLYELRQKAIDELNFLKNKDIETVAETKDLMIRTIENKVFEIEDSRYQLNVEELYLFTTLEMHMKIELVN